A window of Oncorhynchus masou masou isolate Uvic2021 chromosome 16, UVic_Omas_1.1, whole genome shotgun sequence genomic DNA:
gttaattaaaatatgaaaaaaacaaacaaacatgactGTAAATAATTAATTACAACAGACACAAAGGATTTATGAAACAAACTTTCAAAACGAAAGGAAACTTTTTTGCAGGGAAAACAACGAATTTGAAAAAAAATGTGGGTTTTGAAAACTGTTATGTAAGTGTCATAATCAGCCATAGAATAATGCAGTCTAggtcacaacaggtgtaaataagGGTCATGACAGTGACCCTATAATGACAAGTTATCAGCAGTTatgacatacactacatgaccaaaagtatgtggacacctgctcgtcaaacatctcattccaaaatcatgggcattaatatggacttggtccccactttcctgctataacagcctccactcttctgggaaggctttccactacatgttggaacattgttgtggggacttgcttccattcagccacaagaacataaGGGAGGTCGGGCGATCGGGCCTGGCTCGCagttagggctctgtgcaggccagtaaagttcttccacactgatctcgacaaaccatttctatatggttTGTGCATGAAgggattgtcatgctgaaacaggaaatggccttccccaaactgttgccacaaagttggaatgtcattgtatgctgtagcgttaagatttcccttcactggaactaaggggcctagcccgaaccatgtaaaacagccccagacccttATTcgtcctccaccaaacattacagttcgcactatgcattagggcagatagcgttctcctggcatccgccaaacccagatttgtccgtcggactgccagatggtgaagagcgATTCATCACTCCACAGATGGCGTTTCCAAGTCTCTACAGTCCAATGTATTGgacattgtgatcttaggcttgtgtgcggctgctcggccatggaaccccattttcatgaagctcctgacaaacaattcttgctgacgttgcttccagaggccgtttggaattcggtagtgagtgttgcaactgaggacagacgatttttacgctaCAACACTtggcagtcctgttctgtgagcttgtgtggtctaccactttgcggctgagacgttgttgctcctacacgttcccacttcacaataacagcacttacagttgaccggggcagctctagcagggcagaatttTGACGAACTGACCTGTtggattttatatacctgtcagcaacaggtgtggctaaaCTAGCCGAATACACTAATTtaaaggtgtccacatacactatatatacacaagtaTTATAACATGATTATGACCCTGTCACAACGTATTATGACACTGGGTGTCAATTAAAGTGTTACCGTGGTTTCTTCCTTCTCAGACTCCATTTGTATGATGACCtgttcctaaatatttggtcaaattattaactttgtgtatggtttcctagaaacaagggtgtctcaacttaccccactctccccttctGTCCTCTTACCTTCATAGTTGACAGGTCTGTTTGTCTCCCATCTAATAACCACTGCTACATGTGGCTGGTTAACCATACAGGGTCTGTCCTCTTACCTTCATAGTTGACCTGTCCGTCTCCATCAATGTCTGCTTCTCTGATCATCTCGTCTACCTCCTCGTCTGTTAACTTCTCCCCCAGGTTTGTCATGACGTGGCGGAGCTCTGCAGCACTGATGTAGCCGTTTCCGTcctggagacacaggagagaaggaATCCCATTGGGTGAGAATAGATGGAGAGGCATTCCCATTGGGTGAGCAATCAGGATATAACCGAGGGGGAAATCCCCAATGGGTAATGATGAGTGGAGAATTAAATCCCATTGGACGGTTAATGACACATATATATATAGCGTCACCATAACAGGAAGAGTTAGACGATGTGTTTATTAAAGGCAGGTACATCTTATGAAAGTTGACTGTTTACTAGTTTGGAAAGAAGCAAAATTGCATATGATGATAATAGTATCTACTCtccaaggatggggggggggggttgccaaAAATGTACATGGTAAAATTGGCACTGAATACATGTAGTACCATACCTTGTCGAATACCCTAAAGGCTTCACGGATCTCctcctcactgtctgtgtccttCATTTTTCTGGCCATCATGGTCAGGAACTCTGGGAAGTCAATGGTGCCGTTGCCTGGATTGGAGGAGAACTACCACATTCAGTTAAGGTGCAGAGTGCAATGCAAATCCTAAATGGTGCCACATATTCATTGGCTATGTCATAGCTGATTTgtaatttacacacacacacacacacacacacacacacacacacacacacacacacacacacacacacacacacacacacacacacacgcaggctcagagaggctcagagaggccccagctcagagaggccccagctcagagaggccccAGCTCATGAGCTCCATCAGCAGCAGGTTTTCATTTAGAATGGAAAATGAATGTGTTTATGCAACAAATGTGAGAAGCATCAAATCGATTTGTTCTCTAATCAAACCGAATCGTTTCAAACAAAACGTATCGTTTCTGTATAGTATCGGAGCCCATGTATCTAGATAATGACCTGTTaactaacacacagagacatagacacagacagggaAACACACTCAACTaggtgtgtgagtgcatgtgtgtgtttagacACTAGATAGCAAGGCAGGAAAATCCCCCCaggaagaggaggtgtggagtgatggagagatggcTGACTGACTCTTGGCTATGACTCTGCCTGTGGCGTACGAGAGGGGGAGATGGCTGACTGACTCTTGGCTATGACTGCCTGTGGCGTACGAGAGGGGAGCTGGagagctggctgactgactcctGGCTATGACTGCCTGTGGCGTACGAGAGGGGGAGATGGCTGACTGACTCTTGGCTATGACTGCCTGTGGCGtacgagagggggagatgaagagctggctgactgactcttGGCTATGACTCTGCCTGTGGCGtacgagagggggagatgaagagctggctgactgactcctGGCTATGACTCTGCCTGTGGCGTACGAGAGGGGGAGATGGCTGACTGACTCTTGGCTATGACTGCCTGTGGCGTACGAGAGGGGAGATGGCTGACTGACTCTTGGCTATGACTGCCTGTGGCGTACgagagggagatggctgactGACTCTTGGCTATGACTGCCTGTGGCGTACGAGAGGGGAGATGGCTGACTGACTCTTGGCTATGACTGCCTGTGGCGTACGAGAGGGGAGATGGCTGACTGACTCTTGGCTATGACTGCCTGTGGCGTACGA
This region includes:
- the LOC135557915 gene encoding calmodulin-1, translating into MADQLTEEQIAEFKEAFSLFDKDGDGTITTKELGTVMRSLGQNPTEAELQDMINEVDADGNGTIDFPEFLTMMARKMKDTDSEEEIREAFRVFDKDGNGYISAAELRHVMTNLGEKLTDEEVDEMIREADIDGDGQVNYEEFVQMMTAK